In the Zingiber officinale cultivar Zhangliang chromosome 5A, Zo_v1.1, whole genome shotgun sequence genome, GGGTCGGGTGTGACGGGGGCACTGGAGACGAATGATTTCACGTTTTTGTCACATGAAAATTCCTATAGATGATTATGATTATGAGACTAAGTCATATGAGGTCAATCACGGGGGACGTCCAGATTAACATACGACCTTTTGCTGCCGTGAAAACTCATCATTTTTGCTTAAATAATGCTtctgaaataaaataaaaaataactgaGAATATATATttacataataaaataaatgatcAATAATTATTTCTTCGGTAGAGTAAGAACTAATTATCTGAATAAAAAAATCGCAGTCGAAGGGTAACGGTTCTATGCTTACTGACATTCATGAATTCCTTAGAAAGTGGGAAGCCAACCAAATACACACATGGAAGGCGTGCTTTCGACCACAGACACTGACCATAGAACACTAGATAAGGTTTAAACCGAGCAATCTGCAGCTCTGAAATGGCGAAGCTTCCCAGCTCAATCTCGAAGCTTCTAAATCCCCCCCTCTCTACTGACCACCGACTTAAAATTGGAAGAAGCGTACGCTGCCAGACTTCCAGAATCACATCGCAGGTGATTACTTGCTTATCTGATCAAGAAACTAGCTAGGATATACGGTTTTGGTATATTGATggtaattttagattcaggtgtcGAAGAATAGGGAGTCAAAGGTGGGTCGAGCATCCCGGCCTCTGATCGCAATATCAACATCTGGTGGGAAATGGCAGCAGCAATGGAGCTGCGAATACATGTTTACGCTTCGACAGCTTCACTTGGCTGACCTTGCAGAAGAGGGGTATGAGGATTCCATGGCCTTCGTAAAACTCTCCATTCAAGAGGTAAGAATGACACGTAAAATTATTTATATGTGAGATTGTTTCTTAAGCTCTGAAAACCTATTGTTGATATAACCAAATGCAATATGTTCAAAAAGAAAAAACTAGTGCCCCCGGGCTTGGCGCGTGTGGGAAAAAACTCAAGGATGCTGGCTACGGGTGGCTGAACACATGTGCTTCTGGATTTATCGTGGTGGCTGATGGTAAACTTCCGTGGGGTGGGCTGGTCACCTCCAGGCTAACCAGTTTGAAGAGCTGGATACCTgaattaccaaaaaaaaaaaaaaaaaaaaaactagtggcATAGGAGGCATTAACTATTTTGAGTAATATTGAGTTTTGGTATTTTATCGGAACAATATGTTTCAACTATACCACCTGACATGTTATGATATTTCAAACAATGATTGTGGGTATATCTAGTGTTTCTACGGTATAATCCAATAGCTGGCATACAAGAAAGAAGAGCTCAATTGGGCTTTGACATTATTTTGATGTTTGTTATAAGTTTTGATTTTTATAATAGAGCAAATGCACCTATTAACCAATGTTCTAGAGCTTGGTTGGTTATAACTATGTAAAAAATAAGTGGATGATCACTTGATTTCATCAATCCACTCAATTAATATCGATGAATCATCTAGTTTATACAATTGCCTGCTCCAGGAAAGGTTAATGGAAGCGAAAATTCAGTTGGTTGGGAGGGACATTACAAGATACACTAGATCAGCTCTAATGAATGTCTTTTTCCAGAGAGGAGAATGACAAGGTACAGTAGAATCAGTTTTGATGAACATTAATTGGCAGAAGTTGAACCGTATACTCAGCTGCAGTGAAGGAGTTATTTAGGTTACAATTCCATGGACAATCCATGACCTGTCGATTGGCTGGTGGATCTAGAGAAGTGGGTTTTGACCTATACAGCAAGTAATAAGATGACCATTGTACAATATACAATGTCAATAATACACTTGAGCTACTCACCTATTTTAATTTCATAATCTTTTCTGTCTTAGATGATAATTTGTTGTACTGGCTTTGGTATCAAGATGCTGGAATGTTTTTTGGCTAGATAGAGTATTGAAGTATTATCATCTAAATATGAAACACTAATATGCCTTTGCAGATAATACCTCCAATATATCAATGCTAACTCCCATTTATTCCTCCTTTTTTTGTCTTCTGGTTACAGCATTCTAGCTTTGGCCTTTCTATTGTTGGAAGAATTCACACATCCTTCAACCGAAAATGTAGTTGTTGTTTCTCATCTTATTGCAGAGAGGTATGTCTAATTATTTCTCATAGCTAATCTTTATGTGAATTATTTAAAGTGCCAAGGAACAAATTATAAATAGATATGGGTTGCTTTTCTTGTAACTATACTGACTATAGAAATgcaaatgtaaaataaaataacaaaattatattttatatgttAATTTGTGTTTTCTACCAAAGACATGGGTTTTCTTCCATGTGCCATGTGGCAACAAGATATCCTCCCTAAGCCCACAGTTGTTGCGGCTAACTCATAGATGGTGGTGAGCACTTGCTAGCAAGCAAATCCAGCAATCATAAGATCCCTTCTCCTGTAGCAAGCCTGCAGATGAGACTATGGAGAGTGAGCTCCCTGCTCCTTGTGGCAAGCTCATGGGCAAAGATAAGAAGAAGCTATGAGTTAAAGAGGTTAATGTCGTTGTCGATAGAGGTGGCACTAAATTAGGAGCAAGGCAACAACTTTCTTATAGGTGTGTTCACTGGCTTCGCCTTGCCTAGCTCTGCCTAGCATTGTAAATGACTCAAGCCAAGTTAGATGATATTCTTGTTGGCACAGGGAGCATAGATGATAAAAACTGTTAGACAATGTTCatgttggtgcaaggagcaccaaatgataaaacctagggttttgatgtatgaaaaagggtttaaagttatatattatattatttgaCTTGTGTGTTAAGTTTGCAAGTATAAGTAACTTGATAGGAttagaagtcctagtaggtcaggtggatcATATATCATACGACAAAGCTCTAGTAGGTTAGTGGACCGGATACTAAGAAGTGAAGTCTAGTCGGTTAGGTGGACTGGATAGTAGGCAATGAAGCCCTGGTAGATCAAATGGAATAAGTACTAAGTAACAAAATCCTAGTAGGTTAGGTAGACCTAATAGCTCAacgaagcccaagtaggtcaagtgGATCGTGAACCAGATATCAGTCCTGGTAGGTCAGGTGAACCAGATATCAGACAGCGAAATCCTAGTTGGTTTGGTGGATTAGTCATCAAATAGTGAACAAAAGGTAGCAAAGAGGGTTGTGAGGGAGCGTCTTTATCTTTGGGTTGACTTGACCAAGCAATCAATAGGTGTTTTGAAGTCAAACACACAATTACTAGGTTTGTGTGCTTTTTggactaactttttttttttataggaaCAATTTGTTTTTTGAGAGACTGGATAAGGTTTGTGGTTGATCGGTGTTCCCAACGACCACAAGACTAGTCTGGGCAACCAGACCATTTGATGAACACATATTTCATCTAGAAGTTGAGATGCAGAGATAAAGTTTTATTAGTTTGTCTACAAGTTGATATCACAAAGATAAATCTTGTTTTGAGCGAGCCGATAAAAATTTTCAATTGATCAAAAAACTACTATATAAAGGAGCTCATATCATCGAAATGATCAAATTAGACATTTAAGCATTTATTCACTCCAAGGCTCTTTGATACAAGGCTTTGTTAGGCCAAAAAGAACTCAGTATTGTATTTCTATTGTTATTTCTTTTGAGCTATTTGTATCAGTTTATATTTGGCCTTTgtacttaatttgaatttatatttattttctaaattcgtaaaggtttctccacctctggaaggtgtccaaaaagaagaaaattagtgTTATATTTGGGGGCGATTCACCAACGAATCGATAGGTAGTGGAGTAGGAACTTGGAGGTTCCAAACCATAGTAAATCTTTTGTGTCACTTATCTTTATTTTTGTTGCTTTATTTATTATCAAGTTAGATTAATTCCGTTGctcaattaattattaatttaatttatttctactatataattaattgttaatttagtttatttctattgcttaattatttgttaatttattttattttccacttTATATTTTACtctagttttaattaagttattctattgcttaaaataattataaaattaattagactCTATTCACacccttgttggtgcaacatccctcaggtcaaggttgacctgtttgaccaagctgagtcttggtttgggtttagatgtttgacaataagatgttaattgaagaagagtcaagtaggtcaaggttgaccagatacttgactgggaagtcctaactgggatgttaggcagaatgaaagtcctggtgagtgaagccaggcagaaggaaaatcctggtgagtgaagccaggtgaaagtcctagtgagtgaagctaggcagtatgaaagtcctggtgagtgaagttaggcagatggaaaaccctagtgagtgaagctaggtggaagccctggtgagtgaagccaggcaagggaaaatccagatggatcagggattgaccggacacttgatgggaagtcctggcaggtcaagggagtgaccagatgctaggcatgatgtaccaacaggtcaaggttgaccggatgttggttcgggtggaacttggtttgggcaaaaccaagctctggatcgatgaGGATCGTACCGAgccggatcgatcgctggatcgatccaacctaatcagaagctcggatcgatccgtggatcgattcagatgtcccaatcgatcgctggatcgattgggacgccgtcGGCGCGATAagcaccggatcgatccgtggatcgatccggtgcgtCAACTAGcagcgctcggatcgatccatggatcgatccaaagcctcccgatcgattgggaacattcgaatcgatcgggatccgaccgttggcgtcgtttatagctgcaggcgtgcgatggctgcagcACCTCTTCTCCGATTGACTCCAGCTCTCTcatcagcttctccacagctttctccaagctcgtgatcgccagttcttgaaggttcttggaagctttccaagtcaagaggcggatcaaagcaagaagaagaaactagggttagggttcttgtactcattgtaagcttgtaagcttgtatttcttgtatcccttccctctcttcttgtattgagtcttgtaggggttctccgcccttggtagttaccataaaggagaggtttatttagtggagggtgtgtgtgttggtgtggatccttggattagtcacctcttgtgaggtggataccaagtaaaccaaccgtgttagcgttgtgtgattgtttctttgtatttccgctgcacatctttgaagaaacaagcaccgtcgagcaccgagcgaacgagacgagctattcacccccctcccccccccctctagctacttttggtcctaacaagtggtatcagagcgaggccgctcttcaccggaatcatcgccggaagggtcaagtataacaagaaaagctagagggtgaagaagttggagcaaattcttcaagttcaagactttatcaagctcaacttcaagatgcaattccaagatggacttggatttgacacaagggtggctccaccatacacttccatgagttttgattcttggaaatcaagaatcgaaaatttccttatgatggagatagagcaatggtttgctctaatggaaggcttcgaggctccaagaaattcaaagggcaaagttttcaagaggagcaagtggagccaagagcaagtccaaaggtgcgaggccaatgacaaagtgaccaagctcttggtcaacttattgccaagcaccatcctttgcaaaattggagaatttgaagatgcaaaggaactatggagcaaattggccaagcttcatgaagagatcccctccactgtacaagagcaagaagaatccagagagggtgactctttggagcaagaccaaaaggaggactccgaggttgagagatactcaacctccgaagaagaggaaatccaagaagtttcatcctcaagggaatgcaacgaatggaacaaggagggagcatactccttgtttcatattcaagatgatgaagcctccacctctaggattgagggggagcaatccttggtgacgccggatcaagaagaaggagaagcttctacatccgggtcgagagaagaagaggaggaagaagcctctacctccacaagtcaagaaaaatcaaatggaggagaatcaaggtccgatctagaggaagcttctacctccggatccaaaggaaaagatgtcatccctacaagcaaaggtataaatatttcaattaataataaaaatcatattatatgctttgaatgtagggaacatgggcactacaagagcaagtgccctaacttggccaagaagaagggtcaagtgacacaaaagggcaaggagaagcccaaggagaccacccccgggacaaagaagagcaaggggcacattgtgtgcttcttgtgtcaacaaaaagggcattaccgaagtcaatgccccaaggggaagaagatggtcaaggctcaaggaggcattagtcaagggggagcctccaaggtaaagaagaaggtaacatttattgagcctactcctttacattatgataaaaagcatgacagttctaatttttatcattttaatgcgatttaccataagaataggaagcatgagggctttaaggaaaagcatgtggccctacatgccaaaactacccaacctaaggttaggaaggtagatgggcacttgggcaagaacactaaggataatagatacaagcccaaaaacaaaaatgctcatgggtgtaatgaaaaatcaaaatctaaggatttaatgatagaaaatcaagtcttgaggtcaaggcttgataaaatggaaaagaccctaaaaaggatggaaaatatcctacaagggcaaaatgagaaatacctagggctaggaaaatcaaagccatccaatggccatagagggttgggatacaaaccaaaggctaagaaggatgtgccctcgtaccatagagttccatatagttatggaacaaaccctaggtccagtggtcaagccaagaatactagggaagtcatccctaagagtatttttgcaaccaaagtgactaagacttcaaagaagtctaagaaagccactaacaaggtcacaagggaggttatccctagagttgacctagaaaaagtgaccaaggcttataagaagccaaacaaggtcactaggaaggtatctagggaagttatccctagtgaatacctagagcatccaaggagcaccaataggtgctgggttcctaggagcattttctctatcccatagatgggttagagagtgtcaactccgattagaagggtagttaacccaactttgaggaaattgacactcaaggagcattttcaaggtttttgttaacctttgaaaatgaaatggaactaatatttactccttgaaagagtaaaatgtgcctattgGTGGaataattgattttatcttaaaatggcacaaattggaaattcatagagaaataccaagttgggattttggtgtTCTCTTAAAAATGTAAGGCAACCCAGGCCTTAATTtaaaaagtgctactcttgtggaaaaatgaaatatgccaacatttgaggaatatgcttaatttcaattggcataaattaatcaagggaattaaaaatgccaatttaggctttggcattgtcttgaagcactttggggcaatctaggtttaagttgaaaCTAGtggtattttgagttagctaagtggttaaggatacttagatagataatctaggtatatcttatttatgctaaatcttgccatgattgtttgcccatcatatgccatgacatcatgtctatttttgcattcattgttttattatgaaaaatccaaaaataccatgtcatgacattcatacatcatgtagttatagaatactttcttttgaaaattatttccttttgatgtatgtcataacataatcatgcattaagtttaatttcttgtacttaaggacaaatggcatttaacaacaaatttttaacaagtgacatcctaggtggatgtctaataactctagaatgcctagatagatatgcatgatccctagattagggcaaaatcaaaatcttacatctcacaaggactataaggtgacttgtatgtgttttagtgcacattaaatataagtgagatgttaggaagatgaacaaaactcaagatgttgagttagtgcattcttttgagttttaggttcatcaaaacacatagttatgtgttgtcccatcattgggaaagctaatatacaagtcatgtgcattatgcccaaggaacatgatgggatattggttttgaaaatgtttttaaaatgcttttggaaaaccttggtgaaggctatcttttgatagtaatcaccattgaatgattagacacaaacttgaagaaagcactaaagtttttgcaagttttcaagtttgtgtcaatctttgaaaatatgaagtattttcatagaaaactatttttccatgattaagtatgccctaaataatgtctatacgaaatttcatgatttttggatttttgtagaattttctaggggtctctgaagttgactgaaatggaatttcagcaactatcagaacttcgatcgatccatggatcgattctcgcaagcagtagctcgctggatcgatcagccgatcgatccacaaggactgaatcgatcagtggatcgattcagccaggttcaatcgattggaacccaactccaatcgatccaggttgctgattttggctgggaaggcctgatttcagcatctttgaaccatggttagtaaatgtaaccattcctaacccctcaagacACGTTTGTATACCTTtagagggtgttttcatgttgaaaacaaggatggattggttaaggaaggctaagttgaagtttaggttgaggtttgtttcaaattttgaatatttgaacctcaaaacttctaaaatttgggtttcctaaagttttagggattccaagtcattgttggtgcaatgacagaagttaccaccatgtttttagggggagggactctttaaagacataaaaaattatttttcatgaaccttggaaggtggttaaccttccgttaagaacatgctcaaggttgagcgtttaaacttttaatggggagtggatattctcattgttcaagtggcttcaagtggataatgctcaaggatgggcatttgcctacattggggagaatgtagggttaaggttaatgaagggtatgggaccttcattatcgtgttggtcccaacaagtggagttgtgaacaacgatgagcaactcttcagggggagagtttttcaacaatggatttgttaAAGTATGCCcgaaattgaggcatgggttgatgtgtgcctaaAGATGGGTTGAGTGTGCCCTACAAGggagtttgatgtgtgccaatagggggagaatgaaaggacttgtaaaagggagtaagttaggctttcattatctaagagggagtttgccctcttagggggagaatgaagagcttaacttatgctttcattacctagtgacatgaagaatgaggctatgggattagcctaacttacatgtggtattgtaagtgttattgtggtattgtcaaacatcaaaaagggggagattgttggtgcaacatccctcaggtcaaggttgacctgtttgaccaagctgagtcttggtttgggtttagatgtttgacaataagatgttaattgaagaagagtcaagtaggtcaaggttgaccagatacttgactgggaagtcctaactgggatgttaggcagaatgaaagtcctggtgagtgaagccaggcagaaggaaaatcctggtgagtgaagccaggtgaaagtcctagtgagtgaagctaggcagtatgaaagtcctggtgagtgaagccaggcagatggaaaaccctagtgagtgaagctaggtggaagccctggtgagtgaagccaggcaagggaaaatccagatggatcagggattgaccggacacttgatgggaagtcctggcaggtcaagggagtgaccagatgctaggcatgatgtaccaacaggtcaaggttgaccggatgttggtttgggagtcttggaacttggttttgggcaaaaaccaagtgctggatcgatcaggggatcgatccaggagctggatcgatcagtggatcgatctaggcttctcccagcgaacagaaaacctctggatcgatccgtggatcgatccagatgtcccaatcgatcagtggatcgattgggacgcggctgcttcgcgcgataagcgctggatcgatccgtggatcgatccaggcgtttttcccagagcacagaggcgctctggatcgatccatggatcgatccaaagcctccccgatcgattgggaacattcgaatcgatcgggatccgaccgttggcgtcgtttatagctgcaggcgtgcgatggctgcagcACCTCTTCTCCGATTGACTCCAGCTCTCTcatcagcttctccacagctttctccaagctcgtgatcgccagttcttgaaggttcttggaagctttccaagtcaagaggcggatcaaagcaagaagaagaaactagggttagggttcttgtactcattgtaagcttgtatttcttgtatcccttccctctcttcttgtattgagtcttgtaggggttctccgcccttggtagttaccataaaggagaggtttatttagtggagggtgtgtatgttggtgtggatccttggattagtcacctcttgtgaggtggataccaagtaaaccaaccgtgttagcgttgtgtgattgtttctttgtatttccgctgcacatctttgaagaaacaagcaccgccgagcaccgagcgaacgagacgagctattccccccccccccccctccctctagctacttttggtcctaacaaccgTCCAACATGATCCTAAAATTAAAGCTTCTTTGTTTATCTTATTGATTTGTTCAAGATTTTTTATTACTCAAGCTTGACCTTGAGGTTTGGCCAACCTTAACTAGCACAGTGATTGTGTTTATAATTTAGTTAAATCATGAAtccaaataaataaaattaaaatgatagaTAACCTTAAAATATATAACattatttaaaactttaaattttgtaGGATATCAAGTATAATAGATAATGTGGTACTTAAATTACACTTGATGGTGTCCTACAATGTCTTTTCATTGTAGATATTAATTGGAAGTCAATTACTAGTGTTGTCTAATAAAAGCCTATGAACACTCAAAATGAAGGGTTTATTGAGCTAAAGTTCTTTGGAAGAAGTTTGATCAAGTGTGTGTAACGTGGTTTGGAACTCATTCGTACTCATGACATATGAAATGTTTGTACGCCACTCCCAAAATACGAATGTTTTTCTCCTTGAATACCTTTTGGAGTTGGAGAAACTTCATACAATAGCAAACTTTATAACTGAATGCTTAGAGGATTAGGCTATAAAGAAGGTCAAAGAATAAACGGTAAGATTTCTCACCAGCCTTCAAATGCTCCTATTGGTCCCTTTTGTTAATGCAATCAGACCCCAACATGTGGTGTTGaatgggttttgatgtttgggccaTATTTTAAGTGTTTTGTGGTGATTTGATTGGTGTGTCAAGCGTGCAGGTGCAGATAGCTTGGTAGATGAAAGTCCTAGCAAGCCAGGAGGTCGGCCAAGGAAGCCATAGTAGGCTAGGGAGGTCGGATGTTGGGCATGGAAGTCTAAGAAAGATCTTGGTAGGATGGAAGTCCCAACAGGCAGAGGAGGTTAGATGTTATGTAGATGAAGACCTGAAGATAAGGAGACTTCAGGAACACAATTCTATAAGGTATGGAGGCCATCTAGAGAGAGGTAACACTCTTGAAACTAAGAGCTTTGAGAGATTGTAACCATGGGTCGGAGTAGACTCTAAGCTAGGCGAACTCAGTCAGTAGATTGGTTAAGCCATGGTGATACTAAGGTAGCAAATACATGGAGAGTGCAAAACTTCAAATTCAGATGAATCCAAATTCGCGATATGAGGATAAGTCAACTAGGTATCTATGGAGTTGACTAATCAATACCACTAGTTACTATGAGGGTTGTGGTTTTACATATAGTCAGTTGTTGTCCATGTATTGTCGATCGATGGTAACcacaatatgatttgaaaatcgTGGTTTGGCAAGGGAGCAAACAGTAAGTTTGCAATCAACTTGGGTAGTCAACTGTTATAGTTATGGAGCAAACAAAATGATTACAAGTCAACTGAAGCCTTTCAGAAGCAAACACAAAGGTCTTCAGTTGACTGTTGGAGTCAactcataatttctcaaatcgaACAAAATGTCCATAAATTGACTTTTTGATACACAGTAACTGTTTTGTGACGtataattgaaataattaatgGAGATCCTGAAGATGCAAGCATATCAATTCCTACGGTATGGAACAGAGCAAGCACAACAGTTGAATAGAAGAGTACACATAGCCAACAGAtggtgagaaaaaaataaaatatcctggATTGCTCGTTTAAAGGGAAATCAAAGTTCTCTAACTCTCTCTTATCCTTCTTGCTTGGGTTCAAAGGGAAGCATGGTACTAGAACCATTCCAAGAAAGGAGATGATCAAGATCATTTGCTCTCAATGCTTTGTAAAGTTCATTTACTGCGGtcatttctaatttctttttgtCAACGTACATTCATTGTATATCTTTAAAGACAAGAAGAAAAAAACGGCTTCACCCCTTAAAGACAAGAAAAAAACTCTTGAAACTATAaggggtttctccaccttcgattgaGGCTGAAAAGGAGAAAACCTAGTGGTATTTGGTGAGATCTTTAGGCTGTGCACGTAGCAACCCAAGGGGTTATgaacaacataaaaaaaatactgTGTTTCAGTGTGTTTGTGTTCTCTGTATTtggtttttcttttaatttttaattgtctATAGTTTCACATATATTCATACTCAATCAATATATTCATTCATAAGAGAAAAGTGAGTGCTATTCATTCCCCTCTAGCACTACAATCGATC is a window encoding:
- the LOC121982171 gene encoding large ribosomal RNA subunit accumulation protein YCED homolog 2, chloroplastic-like isoform X3; this translates as MAKLPSSISKLLNPPLSTDHRLKIGRSVRCQTSRITSQIQVSKNRESKVGRASRPLIAISTSGGKWQQQWSCEYMFTLRQLHLADLAEEGYEDSMAFVKLSIQEHSSFGLSIVGRIHTSFNRKCSCCFSSYCREIDTTFDVWVLPSSKNSEFELPEIDGTDPSVIYVKPGSEAVLDSIVQETLRLTTSAKDTCSQSCEKPAILWQLTRRMNMTEDGIDFWQ
- the LOC121982171 gene encoding large ribosomal RNA subunit accumulation protein YCED homolog 2, chloroplastic-like isoform X2 codes for the protein MAKLPSSISKLLNPPLSTDHRLKIGRSVRCQTSRITSQVSKNRESKVGRASRPLIAISTSGGKWQQQWSCEYMFTLRQLHLADLAEEGYEDSMAFVKLSIQEHSSFGLSIVGRIHTSFNRKCSCCFSSYCREIDTTFDVWVLPSSKNSEFELPEIDGTDPSVIYVKPGSEAVLDSIVQETLRLTTSAKDTCSQSCEKPAILWQSSDEKNEYDRRWYRLLAMKDSM
- the LOC121982171 gene encoding large ribosomal RNA subunit accumulation protein YCED homolog 2, chloroplastic-like isoform X1, with amino-acid sequence MAKLPSSISKLLNPPLSTDHRLKIGRSVRCQTSRITSQIQVSKNRESKVGRASRPLIAISTSGGKWQQQWSCEYMFTLRQLHLADLAEEGYEDSMAFVKLSIQEHSSFGLSIVGRIHTSFNRKCSCCFSSYCREIDTTFDVWVLPSSKNSEFELPEIDGTDPSVIYVKPGSEAVLDSIVQETLRLTTSAKDTCSQSCEKPAILWQSSDEKNEYDRRWYRLLAMKDSM